The segment CTGGTGGTACCGTTACAGTGCCACTATTTATAAATGAAGGAGACATAATAAAGATCGATACAAGAGATGGTTCATACATAGAAAGAGTGAGTAGGTAATCTAAACTTCCAAGTGAATTGCATTTTCATATATAATACTTTTTGATTAAAACAGGGGAAGGGTAAAAATATAAAGGGGTGTGTTTATGGATATCAAGGATTTAAAAGAGCTTGTGAAGTTTATCGAGAAGTCAGGATTTACAGAGTTTGAGTATGAGACTGATAATGTAAGGGTTTACCTTTCAAAGAATGTTCAGGTGGGGCAGGTGATTGCTCCTCAAGTACAGCCACAGGTGGTTACTGCTGCGCAGCCTATGACAACAGTTCAAACTACAGAAAAGGTTGTGGAGAAGAAGTCAGAGGAATTATCGGGTAATCCAAACCTTGTGGAGGTAAAATCACCGATTGTGGGGACCTTTTATGAGGCACCAGCACCAGGAGCGGAACCATTTGTAAAAGAGGGTGATATCGTTAAAAAAGGTAAAACGCTGTGTATAATCGAAGCTATGAAGATAATGAATGAGATCGAAGCGGAGTTTGATTGTAAGATAGTGAAAAAAGTGGGGAAAAATGGTGTCCCGGTGGAATTTGGCGAAACGATATTCTTGGTAGAAAAAGTATAGGTGTTCTATGTTTAGACGGGTATTGATAGCCAATAGAGGGGAGATAGCTCTAAGAATAATCAGGGCATGTAGAGAGCTTGGGATCGAGACGGTGGCTGTATACTCTGAAGCGGACAGGGAATCCCTCCATGTGGCTTTTGCAGATTCTTCAGTTTGTATCGGTGGAGCCTCACCAACCCAAAGCTATTTAAATATCAAAAATATTATAGCTGCTGCGGAAATATCGGATGCAGATGCTATTCACCCTGGATATGGGTTTCTGGCTGAAAATGCCACTTTTGCCAAAATTTGTGAGGAGTGTGGATTTACATTTATAGGTCCATCTCCGGAACATATAGATCTTATGGGCAATAAATCGAATGCCAAGGAGACAATGAAGAAGCTCGGTGTCCCAGTAGTTCCTGGCAGTGATGGCCCAATTAAAGATGCAAAAGAAGCATTGAGCTTTGCAAAAAAAATCGGTTTTCCGGTAATGATAAAAGCCTCTGCTGGTGGTGGTGGCAAGGGGATGAGGATGGCTCATAACGACATCACATTCCTTAAAAACTTTGAAACTGCCAAAATGGAAGCAAAAAATGCATTTGGCAACGACGAGGTTTATATAGAAAAACTGATCGAAGACCCAAGACATATTGAAATACAGGTATTTGGTGATGGCAACGGTAAAGGGTTACATTTTTTTGAAAGGGAATGCTCCATTCAGAGGAGGCACCAAAAGCTACTGGAGGAGGCTCCAAGTATTGCTATTGACGATGCCACAAGAAAAAGAATGGGGGAAGTTTCCGCAAATGCAATAGCCCAGCTAAAGTATAAAAATGCCGGGACTATTGAGTATCTCCTTGACAAACACGGTAATTTCTATTTTATGGAGATGAACACCAGAATCCAGGTGGAGCACCCAATAACTGAAATGATCACTGGAGTAGATTTAGTAAAGCTACAATTGATAGTAGCAGCAAAAGGGGAGATCCCATTTAATCAGGAAGATATAAAGATAAACGGACATGCAATTGAATTTAGAATAAATGCCGAAGATCCTGAGAAGTTTACACCTTCACCAGGGCTTATAAAAGCTTACTACGTCCCAGGTGGGTTTGGGGTAAGGGTGGATTCTGCCGCATACCAGGACTATTACATCCCTCCATTTTACGATTCAATGGTGGCAAAGCTTATTGTTCATGGAAGAGATAGAGCCGAAGCGATAGAAAGGGGTAAAAGGTGTCTCAAAGAATTTGTGGTGGAAGGGGTAAAGACCACCATCCCATTACATGAAAAGATCCTTGAAAATCACCATTTTATAGCTGGAAATATCGCCACAGATTTTTTGGATAAGCACTTTAAATGATAGGGGCATAAATTGAGAAAGATATTAATTGGAATATGTTTACTGATTATCCCATTTTTAGGGTTTGCTGAAGAGGATGTTAGCTATGTGAAAGAATTTTTAAAAGCAAACATGCTTATAAATGATGGGAATATCAAGGATGCTTTACCCATACTTGAAAAGATCAACAAAAATGTTGATGATGAGGCTGTAGTTATAAAACTGGCAGAGGTTTACATCTCATTGGGTAAAAAAGATGAATTTCATAAACTTATGGATAAAAGTCTGAAAAAAGAGATGTTTAATA is part of the Calditerrivibrio nitroreducens DSM 19672 genome and harbors:
- the accC gene encoding acetyl-CoA carboxylase biotin carboxylase subunit, with product MFRRVLIANRGEIALRIIRACRELGIETVAVYSEADRESLHVAFADSSVCIGGASPTQSYLNIKNIIAAAEISDADAIHPGYGFLAENATFAKICEECGFTFIGPSPEHIDLMGNKSNAKETMKKLGVPVVPGSDGPIKDAKEALSFAKKIGFPVMIKASAGGGGKGMRMAHNDITFLKNFETAKMEAKNAFGNDEVYIEKLIEDPRHIEIQVFGDGNGKGLHFFERECSIQRRHQKLLEEAPSIAIDDATRKRMGEVSANAIAQLKYKNAGTIEYLLDKHGNFYFMEMNTRIQVEHPITEMITGVDLVKLQLIVAAKGEIPFNQEDIKINGHAIEFRINAEDPEKFTPSPGLIKAYYVPGGFGVRVDSAAYQDYYIPPFYDSMVAKLIVHGRDRAEAIERGKRCLKEFVVEGVKTTIPLHEKILENHHFIAGNIATDFLDKHFK
- the accB gene encoding acetyl-CoA carboxylase biotin carboxyl carrier protein, whose protein sequence is MDIKDLKELVKFIEKSGFTEFEYETDNVRVYLSKNVQVGQVIAPQVQPQVVTAAQPMTTVQTTEKVVEKKSEELSGNPNLVEVKSPIVGTFYEAPAPGAEPFVKEGDIVKKGKTLCIIEAMKIMNEIEAEFDCKIVKKVGKNGVPVEFGETIFLVEKV